A window from Sus scrofa isolate TJ Tabasco breed Duroc chromosome 2, Sscrofa11.1, whole genome shotgun sequence encodes these proteins:
- the PLIN3 gene encoding perilipin-3 isoform X1 produces the protein MSASETEASASSTQVTTEEPVQQPSVVDRVAGMPLISSTCHMVSAAYTSTKESHPHVKTVCDVAEKGVKTLTAAAVSGAQPILSKLEPQLTSASEYAHRGLDKLEENLPILQQPSEKVLADTKELVSSKVSEAREAVSNTVSSAKDTVASRVTEAVDVTRGAVQSGVDLTKSMVTSSVHSVMGSRVGQMVLSGVDTVLGKSEEWVDNHLPMTDAELAHLATSLEGFDMASVAQQRQDQSYFVRLGSLSERLRQRAYEHSLGKLQHTRQRAQEALLQLSQALSLMETVKQGVDQKLVEGQEKLHQMWLSWNQKRLQGGEEDPAKPEQVESQTFTMFRDVTQQLQTTCASLGASLQGLPAHVKEQALQARRQVEDLQATFSGMHSFQDLSSNVLMQSREQVARAREALDHVVDYVAQNTPVMWLVGPFAPGVVEKAPEEKK, from the exons ATGTCTGCCAGCGAGACAGAAGCCAGTGCCAGCAGCACCCAGGTGACCACGGAAGAACCGGTACAGCAG CCCAGCGTGGTGGACCGCGTGGCCGGAATGCCACTCATCagctccacatgccacatggTGTCTGCTGCCTACACGTCCACCAAGGAGAGCCACCCCCACGTCAAGACCGTCTGCGACGTGGCCGAGAAGGGCGTGAAGACCCTCACGGCGGCTGCTGTCAGCGGGGCCCAGCCCATCCTGTCCAAGTTGGAACCCCAGC TCACATCAGCCAGTGAATACGCCCACAGGGGACTGGACAAGCTGGAGGAAAATCTGCCCATCCTGCAGCAGCCATCGGAGAAG GTCCTAGCAGACACCAAGGAGCTTGTGTCGTCCAAGGTGTCGGAAGCCCGAGAAGCTGTGTCAAACACAGTGTCCAGCGCCAAGGACACAGTAGCCTCCCGGGTGACTGAGGCAGTGGATGTGACCCGGGGTGCTGTGCAGAGCGGCGTGGACCTGACCAAGTCCATGGTGACCAGCAGCGTCCACTCGGTCATGGGCTCCCGCGTGGGCCAGATGGTGCTAAGCGGGGTGGACACAGTGCTGGGCAAGTCGGAGGAGTGGGTGGACAACCACCTCCCCATGACGGACGCTGAGCTGG CCCACCTTGCCACGTCCCTGGAGGGCTTTGACATGGCCTCGGTGGCCCAGCAGCGGCAGGATCAGAGCTACTTCGTGCGTCTGGGCTCCCTGTCGGAGAGGCTGCGCCAGCGGGCCTATGAACACTCTCTAGGCAAACTACAGCACACCAGGCAGAGAGCCCAGGAGGCCCTGCTGCAGCTGTCGCAAGCACTCAGCCTG ATGGAAACTGTCAAGCAGGGAGTTGATCAGAAGCTGGTGGAGGGTCAGGAGAAACTAcaccagatgtggctcagttggAACCAGAAGCGGCTTCAGGGCGGGGAGGAAGACCCAGCCAAGCCAGAG CAGGTTGAGTCCCAGACATTCACCATGTTCCGTGACGTCACCCAGCAGCTGCAGACCACCTGCGCCTCGCTGGGCGCCAGCCTCCAGGGGCTGCCCGCCCACGTGAAGGAGCAGGCGCTGCAGGCTCGCCGCCAAGTGGAGGACCTCCAGGCCACCTTCTCCGGGATGCACTCCTTCCAGGACCTGTCCAGCAACGTCCTGATGCAGAGCCGCGAGCAGGTGGCCAGGGCCCGAGAGGCCCTGGACCACGTGGTGGATTATGTGGCTCAGAACACACCCGTCATGTGGCTGGTGGGACCCTTTGCCCCCGGAGTTGTGGAGAAAGCCCCAGAAGAGAAGAAGTAG
- the PLIN3 gene encoding perilipin-3 isoform X2, producing MSASETEASASSTQVTTEEPVQQPSVVDRVAGMPLISSTCHMVSAAYTSTKESHPHVKTVCDVAEKGVKTLTAAAVSGAQPILSKLEPQLTSASEYAHRGLDKLEENLPILQQPSEKVLADTKELVSSKVSEAREAVSNTVSSAKDTVASRVTEAVDVTRGAVQSGVDLTKSMVTSSVHSVMGSRVGQMVLSGVDTVLGKSEEWVDNHLPMTDAELAHLATSLEGFDMASVAQQRQDQSYFVRLGSLSERLRQRAYEHSLGKLQHTRQRAQEALLQLSQALSLMETVKQGVDQKLVEGQEKLHQMWLSWNQKRLQGGEEDPAKPEVESQTFTMFRDVTQQLQTTCASLGASLQGLPAHVKEQALQARRQVEDLQATFSGMHSFQDLSSNVLMQSREQVARAREALDHVVDYVAQNTPVMWLVGPFAPGVVEKAPEEKK from the exons ATGTCTGCCAGCGAGACAGAAGCCAGTGCCAGCAGCACCCAGGTGACCACGGAAGAACCGGTACAGCAG CCCAGCGTGGTGGACCGCGTGGCCGGAATGCCACTCATCagctccacatgccacatggTGTCTGCTGCCTACACGTCCACCAAGGAGAGCCACCCCCACGTCAAGACCGTCTGCGACGTGGCCGAGAAGGGCGTGAAGACCCTCACGGCGGCTGCTGTCAGCGGGGCCCAGCCCATCCTGTCCAAGTTGGAACCCCAGC TCACATCAGCCAGTGAATACGCCCACAGGGGACTGGACAAGCTGGAGGAAAATCTGCCCATCCTGCAGCAGCCATCGGAGAAG GTCCTAGCAGACACCAAGGAGCTTGTGTCGTCCAAGGTGTCGGAAGCCCGAGAAGCTGTGTCAAACACAGTGTCCAGCGCCAAGGACACAGTAGCCTCCCGGGTGACTGAGGCAGTGGATGTGACCCGGGGTGCTGTGCAGAGCGGCGTGGACCTGACCAAGTCCATGGTGACCAGCAGCGTCCACTCGGTCATGGGCTCCCGCGTGGGCCAGATGGTGCTAAGCGGGGTGGACACAGTGCTGGGCAAGTCGGAGGAGTGGGTGGACAACCACCTCCCCATGACGGACGCTGAGCTGG CCCACCTTGCCACGTCCCTGGAGGGCTTTGACATGGCCTCGGTGGCCCAGCAGCGGCAGGATCAGAGCTACTTCGTGCGTCTGGGCTCCCTGTCGGAGAGGCTGCGCCAGCGGGCCTATGAACACTCTCTAGGCAAACTACAGCACACCAGGCAGAGAGCCCAGGAGGCCCTGCTGCAGCTGTCGCAAGCACTCAGCCTG ATGGAAACTGTCAAGCAGGGAGTTGATCAGAAGCTGGTGGAGGGTCAGGAGAAACTAcaccagatgtggctcagttggAACCAGAAGCGGCTTCAGGGCGGGGAGGAAGACCCAGCCAAGCCAGAG GTTGAGTCCCAGACATTCACCATGTTCCGTGACGTCACCCAGCAGCTGCAGACCACCTGCGCCTCGCTGGGCGCCAGCCTCCAGGGGCTGCCCGCCCACGTGAAGGAGCAGGCGCTGCAGGCTCGCCGCCAAGTGGAGGACCTCCAGGCCACCTTCTCCGGGATGCACTCCTTCCAGGACCTGTCCAGCAACGTCCTGATGCAGAGCCGCGAGCAGGTGGCCAGGGCCCGAGAGGCCCTGGACCACGTGGTGGATTATGTGGCTCAGAACACACCCGTCATGTGGCTGGTGGGACCCTTTGCCCCCGGAGTTGTGGAGAAAGCCCCAGAAGAGAAGAAGTAG
- the PLIN3 gene encoding perilipin-3 (The RefSeq protein has 2 substitutions compared to this genomic sequence) translates to MFASETEASASSTQVTTEEPVQQPSVVDRVAGMPLISSTCHMVSAAYTSTKESHPHVKTVCDVAEKGVKTLTAAAVSGAQPILSKLEPQLTSASEYAHRGLDKLEENLPILQQPSEKVLADTKELVSSKVSEAREAVSNTVSSAKDTVASRVTEAVVVTRGAVQSGVDLTKSMVTSSVHSVMGSRVGQMVLSGVDTVLGKSEEWVDNHLPMTDAELAHLATSLEGFDMASVAQQRQDQSYFVRLGSLSERLRQRAYEHSLGKLQHTRQRAQEALLQLSQALSLMETVKQGVDQKLVEGQEKLHQMWLSWNQKRLQGGEEDPAKPEQVESQTFTMFRDVTQQLQTTCASLGASLQGLPAHVKEQALQARRQVEDLQATFSGMHSFQDLSSNVLMQSREQVARAREALDHVVDYVAQNTPVMWLVGPFAPGVVEKAPEEKK, encoded by the exons ATGTCTGCCAGCGAGACAGAAGCCAGTGCCAGCAGCACCCAGGTGACCACGGAAGAACCGGTACAGCAG CCCAGCGTGGTGGACCGCGTGGCCGGAATGCCACTCATCagctccacatgccacatggTGTCTGCTGCCTACACGTCCACCAAGGAGAGCCACCCCCACGTCAAGACCGTCTGCGACGTGGCCGAGAAGGGCGTGAAGACCCTCACGGCGGCTGCTGTCAGCGGGGCCCAGCCCATCCTGTCCAAGTTGGAACCCCAGC TCACATCAGCCAGTGAATACGCCCACAGGGGACTGGACAAGCTGGAGGAAAATCTGCCCATCCTGCAGCAGCCATCGGAGAAG GTCCTAGCAGACACCAAGGAGCTTGTGTCGTCCAAGGTGTCGGAAGCCCGAGAAGCTGTGTCAAACACAGTGTCCAGCGCCAAGGACACAGTAGCCTCCCGGGTGACTGAGGCAGTGGATGTGACCCGGGGTGCTGTGCAGAGCGGCGTGGACCTGACCAAGTCCATGGTGACCAGCAGCGTCCACTCGGTCATGGGCTCCCGCGTGGGCCAGATGGTGCTAAGCGGGGTGGACACAGTGCTGGGCAAGTCGGAGGAGTGGGTGGACAACCACCTCCCCATGACGGACGCTGAGCTGG CCCACCTTGCCACGTCCCTGGAGGGCTTTGACATGGCCTCGGTGGCCCAGCAGCGGCAGGATCAGAGCTACTTCGTGCGTCTGGGCTCCCTGTCGGAGAGGCTGCGCCAGCGGGCCTATGAACACTCTCTAGGCAAACTACAGCACACCAGGCAGAGAGCCCAGGAGGCCCTGCTGCAGCTGTCGCAAGCACTCAGCCTG ATGGAAACTGTCAAGCAGGGAGTTGATCAGAAGCTGGTGGAGGGTCAGGAGAAACTAcaccagatgtggctcagttggAACCAGAAGCGGCTTCAGGGCGGGGAGGAAGACCCAGCCAAGCCAGAG CAGGTTGAGTCCCAGACATTCACCATGTTCCGTGACGTCACCCAGCAGCTGCAGACCACCTGCGCCTCGCTGGGCGCCAGCCTCCAGGGGCTGCCCGCCCACGTGAAGGAGCAGGCGCTGCAGGCTCGCCGCCAAGTGGAGGACCTCCAGGCCACCTTCTCCGGGATGCACTCCTTCCAGGACCTGTCCAGCAACGTCCTGATGCAGAGCCGCGAGCAGGTGGCCAGGGCCCGAGAGGCCCTGGACCACGTGGTGGATTATGTGGCTCAGAACACACCCGTCATGTGGCTGGTGGGACCCTTTGCCCCCGGAGTTGTGGAGAAAGCCCCAGAAGAGAAGAAGTAG
- the PLIN3 gene encoding perilipin-3 isoform X3: MPLISSTCHMVSAAYTSTKESHPHVKTVCDVAEKGVKTLTAAAVSGAQPILSKLEPQLTSASEYAHRGLDKLEENLPILQQPSEKVLADTKELVSSKVSEAREAVSNTVSSAKDTVASRVTEAVDVTRGAVQSGVDLTKSMVTSSVHSVMGSRVGQMVLSGVDTVLGKSEEWVDNHLPMTDAELAHLATSLEGFDMASVAQQRQDQSYFVRLGSLSERLRQRAYEHSLGKLQHTRQRAQEALLQLSQALSLMETVKQGVDQKLVEGQEKLHQMWLSWNQKRLQGGEEDPAKPEQVESQTFTMFRDVTQQLQTTCASLGASLQGLPAHVKEQALQARRQVEDLQATFSGMHSFQDLSSNVLMQSREQVARAREALDHVVDYVAQNTPVMWLVGPFAPGVVEKAPEEKK; this comes from the exons ATGCCACTCATCagctccacatgccacatggTGTCTGCTGCCTACACGTCCACCAAGGAGAGCCACCCCCACGTCAAGACCGTCTGCGACGTGGCCGAGAAGGGCGTGAAGACCCTCACGGCGGCTGCTGTCAGCGGGGCCCAGCCCATCCTGTCCAAGTTGGAACCCCAGC TCACATCAGCCAGTGAATACGCCCACAGGGGACTGGACAAGCTGGAGGAAAATCTGCCCATCCTGCAGCAGCCATCGGAGAAG GTCCTAGCAGACACCAAGGAGCTTGTGTCGTCCAAGGTGTCGGAAGCCCGAGAAGCTGTGTCAAACACAGTGTCCAGCGCCAAGGACACAGTAGCCTCCCGGGTGACTGAGGCAGTGGATGTGACCCGGGGTGCTGTGCAGAGCGGCGTGGACCTGACCAAGTCCATGGTGACCAGCAGCGTCCACTCGGTCATGGGCTCCCGCGTGGGCCAGATGGTGCTAAGCGGGGTGGACACAGTGCTGGGCAAGTCGGAGGAGTGGGTGGACAACCACCTCCCCATGACGGACGCTGAGCTGG CCCACCTTGCCACGTCCCTGGAGGGCTTTGACATGGCCTCGGTGGCCCAGCAGCGGCAGGATCAGAGCTACTTCGTGCGTCTGGGCTCCCTGTCGGAGAGGCTGCGCCAGCGGGCCTATGAACACTCTCTAGGCAAACTACAGCACACCAGGCAGAGAGCCCAGGAGGCCCTGCTGCAGCTGTCGCAAGCACTCAGCCTG ATGGAAACTGTCAAGCAGGGAGTTGATCAGAAGCTGGTGGAGGGTCAGGAGAAACTAcaccagatgtggctcagttggAACCAGAAGCGGCTTCAGGGCGGGGAGGAAGACCCAGCCAAGCCAGAG CAGGTTGAGTCCCAGACATTCACCATGTTCCGTGACGTCACCCAGCAGCTGCAGACCACCTGCGCCTCGCTGGGCGCCAGCCTCCAGGGGCTGCCCGCCCACGTGAAGGAGCAGGCGCTGCAGGCTCGCCGCCAAGTGGAGGACCTCCAGGCCACCTTCTCCGGGATGCACTCCTTCCAGGACCTGTCCAGCAACGTCCTGATGCAGAGCCGCGAGCAGGTGGCCAGGGCCCGAGAGGCCCTGGACCACGTGGTGGATTATGTGGCTCAGAACACACCCGTCATGTGGCTGGTGGGACCCTTTGCCCCCGGAGTTGTGGAGAAAGCCCCAGAAGAGAAGAAGTAG
- the PLIN3 gene encoding perilipin-3 isoform X4: MPLISSTCHMVSAAYTSTKESHPHVKTVCDVAEKGVKTLTAAAVSGAQPILSKLEPQLTSASEYAHRGLDKLEENLPILQQPSEKVLADTKELVSSKVSEAREAVSNTVSSAKDTVASRVTEAVDVTRGAVQSGVDLTKSMVTSSVHSVMGSRVGQMVLSGVDTVLGKSEEWVDNHLPMTDAELAHLATSLEGFDMASVAQQRQDQSYFVRLGSLSERLRQRAYEHSLGKLQHTRQRAQEALLQLSQALSLMETVKQGVDQKLVEGQEKLHQMWLSWNQKRLQGGEEDPAKPEVESQTFTMFRDVTQQLQTTCASLGASLQGLPAHVKEQALQARRQVEDLQATFSGMHSFQDLSSNVLMQSREQVARAREALDHVVDYVAQNTPVMWLVGPFAPGVVEKAPEEKK; this comes from the exons ATGCCACTCATCagctccacatgccacatggTGTCTGCTGCCTACACGTCCACCAAGGAGAGCCACCCCCACGTCAAGACCGTCTGCGACGTGGCCGAGAAGGGCGTGAAGACCCTCACGGCGGCTGCTGTCAGCGGGGCCCAGCCCATCCTGTCCAAGTTGGAACCCCAGC TCACATCAGCCAGTGAATACGCCCACAGGGGACTGGACAAGCTGGAGGAAAATCTGCCCATCCTGCAGCAGCCATCGGAGAAG GTCCTAGCAGACACCAAGGAGCTTGTGTCGTCCAAGGTGTCGGAAGCCCGAGAAGCTGTGTCAAACACAGTGTCCAGCGCCAAGGACACAGTAGCCTCCCGGGTGACTGAGGCAGTGGATGTGACCCGGGGTGCTGTGCAGAGCGGCGTGGACCTGACCAAGTCCATGGTGACCAGCAGCGTCCACTCGGTCATGGGCTCCCGCGTGGGCCAGATGGTGCTAAGCGGGGTGGACACAGTGCTGGGCAAGTCGGAGGAGTGGGTGGACAACCACCTCCCCATGACGGACGCTGAGCTGG CCCACCTTGCCACGTCCCTGGAGGGCTTTGACATGGCCTCGGTGGCCCAGCAGCGGCAGGATCAGAGCTACTTCGTGCGTCTGGGCTCCCTGTCGGAGAGGCTGCGCCAGCGGGCCTATGAACACTCTCTAGGCAAACTACAGCACACCAGGCAGAGAGCCCAGGAGGCCCTGCTGCAGCTGTCGCAAGCACTCAGCCTG ATGGAAACTGTCAAGCAGGGAGTTGATCAGAAGCTGGTGGAGGGTCAGGAGAAACTAcaccagatgtggctcagttggAACCAGAAGCGGCTTCAGGGCGGGGAGGAAGACCCAGCCAAGCCAGAG GTTGAGTCCCAGACATTCACCATGTTCCGTGACGTCACCCAGCAGCTGCAGACCACCTGCGCCTCGCTGGGCGCCAGCCTCCAGGGGCTGCCCGCCCACGTGAAGGAGCAGGCGCTGCAGGCTCGCCGCCAAGTGGAGGACCTCCAGGCCACCTTCTCCGGGATGCACTCCTTCCAGGACCTGTCCAGCAACGTCCTGATGCAGAGCCGCGAGCAGGTGGCCAGGGCCCGAGAGGCCCTGGACCACGTGGTGGATTATGTGGCTCAGAACACACCCGTCATGTGGCTGGTGGGACCCTTTGCCCCCGGAGTTGTGGAGAAAGCCCCAGAAGAGAAGAAGTAG